Sequence from the Plasmodium yoelii strain 17X genome assembly, chromosome: 10 genome:
aaattttctgAAGATAGAAACAATTTTTACAACTTCTAAAAGTATGTTTTCTTcaattcaaataattatgaatacttcttaaatttttatgtaataatcatatttcatttttatgacaaaataaaaaacatgctactttatgatatataaatcagttaataagtatatatatgtgaagGCGAAGATGCATATATCAGCTCTTGAAGACCAACTGCATAGAGgaagataaatatatttaaaccatgtatatctatataacttaatacatatacataatatacaGACGTATAGTATCTTTGTACTATCGAATtccatatataattaaaaaaaatatatatatcctcTTACTGAGGTgaagaattatttaaaagcCTATAAAAGTACCaccaaaaattttatattcattccTTAAATCACAGTACACAATGAAAAACCAATCACAAAAACCAGaagtaaaaattatgcatCGAAATCCCGAGGATTACAAAAATAACACGATGCGGTCAAATTTTATGCATGTGAgaaattttgataaaaacaTCCATCTTTTTCAAAGAGAAATTGAATATAAAAGAGCTTTAAATGCAACAAAGATGGACAAAATTTTTGCTAAGCCTTTGGTTAAATGTTTAGATGGGCACGATGACTCTATTAGAAGTGTTTGtgtttcaaataaaaatttaacagATTTGTATAGTGGTAGTTGTAATggatttataaatatatggaaTATATTCGATGAAAAGTTAATGAGAAAATTAAAAGCGCATGATGGATTTGTTAGAGGCTTATGCATTAGCTATGacgaaaaatatttatttagttGTGGggatgataaatatataaaacaatgggttatcgaaaaaaataaaaatataaatgaattaaatgaAGATGATACAGAACAACaaaatttacataatttagattatttagaaaatgaaattgttcctaaaaaaatttatgtatgCAAAAGTGTACCTAATAGTATTGATAAACATTTTTCTGAACCACTAATAATTTCAGGTAGCCAAACATTAGATGTATGGGATTATTATCGAAACAATGCTATAGCTAGCTTTGATTACAATAgcgaatatatatattatgtcaaatttaattattctcAAAGAAATTTAGTTGGTTTAACATTATCAGATAATTCTATAGGATTAGTAGATATAAAAAGCAAAACCCCTATTCAAAaactatttttaaaatatcgAAGTAATTCATTAAGTTGGAATAATATGAACCCAAAACAATTTATTGTTGCAAATGAAGATTCAAATCTCTATACATTTGATATTAGGTATTTAAAAACTGCTTACCTTGTTCATAAAGGTTTTGTAAATGCAGTTTTAGATGTAGATTACTCACCAATTGGAAATAAATTTGTTGCATGCTCTTATGATAAAACTATAAGATTATTTAATAGTGATGAAGCTCAAAGTTATGATGTATATCATACTAAAAGAATGCAACACGTTCTATGCTGTAAATATACCTTAGATtcgaaatatataataacagGAAGCTCTGACATGTGCATACGAATATGGAAATCTTGTTCTCATGAACCTTCTGGGGTACTTtcatataaagaaaaacaaGCCATaaattatagaaataaattaaaagaaaaatattcatCATTAAAAGAAATTAAAAGAATCAGGCAACATCATCATGTACCTGCTCTAATTAAAAGTATGTccgataaaaaaaaaatcatgtTGGATgccaaaaaaagaaaagaaaaaaacagaATACAACACTCAAAAAACAAAGATCAATTACCCATCcccgaaaaaaaaaaaatatttgtcaCGGAGCAGTAGAGCATGTGTCTCTTCTTGGTTTATACATAccactatatatatatcaattccATACTAtccaattatttttttttagatttaaaattaaacTTATTAAAACAAGTATTTGTCTTTCCTATTTTGTTGCATTTTTATTCTATCTATTTTGAGTTTaccttatatattttatttttttttggtgtAAATATTTCAATTAAACTATTATTTGCTTAACAAATTCAAACTAATTAAAttgtttaatttttatttaa
This genomic interval carries:
- a CDS encoding protein SOF1, putative; this translates as MKNQSQKPEVKIMHRNPEDYKNNTMRSNFMHVRNFDKNIHLFQREIEYKRALNATKMDKIFAKPLVKCLDGHDDSIRSVCVSNKNLTDLYSGSCNGFINIWNIFDEKLMRKLKAHDGFVRGLCISYDEKYLFSCGDDKYIKQWVIEKNKNINELNEDDTEQQNLHNLDYLENEIVPKKIYVCKSVPNSIDKHFSEPLIISGSQTLDVWDYYRNNAIASFDYNSEYIYYVKFNYSQRNLVGLTLSDNSIGLVDIKSKTPIQKLFLKYRSNSLSWNNMNPKQFIVANEDSNLYTFDIRYLKTAYLVHKGFVNAVLDVDYSPIGNKFVACSYDKTIRLFNSDEAQSYDVYHTKRMQHVLCCKYTLDSKYIITGSSDMCIRIWKSCSHEPSGVLSYKEKQAINYRNKLKEKYSSLKEIKRIRQHHHVPALIKSMSDKKKIMLDAKKRKEKNRIQHSKNKDQLPIPEKKKIFVTEQ